A single Cannabis sativa cultivar Pink pepper isolate KNU-18-1 chromosome 7, ASM2916894v1, whole genome shotgun sequence DNA region contains:
- the LOC115698055 gene encoding protein SEEDLING PLASTID DEVELOPMENT 1, which translates to MLCFPLLHFSPFLTTSQLAFQPRKIPSLSLQRCPLFSPFSHFPNTISSGYPRIFLGSYSSSSGSSSDDDLEMELDRLLALLPEEMRVRVIEHTELHQLIEVVMDLGRKPLARFPSGDFVLSDSPITLKDLEYATSQVGDFAIDNRAGISRTLHRISAVRNRKGAIIGLTCRVGRAISGSANLLRYLVQDGSSLLLIGPPGVGKTTIIREIARMLANDYNKRVMIVDTSNEIGGDGDIPHAGIGNARRMQVPNSDLQHEVLIEAVENHMPQVIVIDEIGTKLEAMAASTIAQRGIQLVATAHGVTIKNLIMNPSLEMLVGGIQSVTLGDEEASRRGVQKSVLERKGPATFSCAVEIVSKRELRVHRSLDSTVDAILAGRQPYVEVRKINSDESGETLETEPSIGTSSDTESDLMDEEDPELIENGTPYNDFVYEPSQNTRDDSGDGRMPLHLFVYGILEASVIQGIKQLKIEDNTSISLTNNISEADAVLALQSKLKKNPRIQAAFKSHNIPIYMTKTSSLVQIRKVIRALLGDHEEGLKDFGSVEKVKPSEKTDALEEARLAIEQVVIPKGEPVELLPRSPRIMSLQLDLIRKYQLEAEQIGSGTDTQLRILPFGAQTTEFEEENGEQNPIFDDDDDVGEFVDDDDGGNSNGSPYLVDRLPLLPE; encoded by the exons ATGCTCTGCTTTCCTCTTCTTCACTTCTCACCATTTCTAACTACTTCTCAATTAGCTTTTCAACCCAGAAAAATCCCATCTTTATCTCTTCAAAGATGCCCCCTTTTCTCACCCTTTTCTCACTTTCCAAACACAATCTCATCTGGGTATCCAAGAATTTTTCTGGGTTCTTATTCTAGTTCTTCTGGTTCTTCATCTGATGATGATTTGGAGATGGAATTGGACCGTCTTTTGGCTCTTTTGCCTGAGGAAATGAGGGTTAGAGTGATTGAACACACAGAGCTTCATCAATTGATTGAAGTTGTTATGGATTTGGGTCGGAAGCCATTAGCTCGATTCCCATCTGGGGATTTTGTTTTGTCAGATTCTCCAATTACTCTTAAGGATCTTGAGTATGCTACTTCCCAG GTTGGTGACTTTGCTATCGATAATCGAGCAGGCATCAGCAGGACTTTGCATCGAATTAGTGCTGTCAGAAATAGAAAGGGTGCCATTATTGGTTTGACTTGTCGTGTTGGTCGAGCTATATCGGGAAGTGCTAATTTGCTGCGGTATTTGGTCCAGGATGGTTCTTCTTTGTTGCTCATCGGGCCTCCAGGTGTAGGGAAAACCACAATTATCAG GGAAATAGCTCGAATGCTTGCAAATGATTACAACAAGCGTGTTATGATTGTTGACACCTCCAACGAGATTGGTGGCGATGGTGATATACCTCATGCTGGAATAGGTAATGCACGTCGGATGCAAGTGCCAAACTCAGATTTGCAACATGAG GTACTGATTGAAGCAGTTGAAAATCATATGCCTCAAGTGATTGTAATCGATGAAATTGGCACAAAACTCGAAGCTATGGCCGCTAGTACGATTGCCCAACGTGGTATTCAACTAGTTGCTACAGCTCATGGAGTGACAATCAAGAATTTGATTATGAATCCTTCCCTAGAAATGCTTGTTGGGGGAATACAG AGTGTGACTCTAGGAGATGAAGAGGCAAGCCGACGGGGTGTCCAGAAATCAGTGTTGGAAAGGAAAGGTCCAGCAACATTTAGTTGTGCCGTTGAAATAGTTTCTAAGAGAGAGTTGAGAGTTCATCGCAGCTTAGATTCAACCGTGGATGCAATTCTCGCAG GTCGTCAACCATACGTTGAAGTTCGCAAGATAAACTCTGATGAATCCGGTGAAACTTTAGAAACCGAGCCTTCAATTGGCACTTCATCTGATACAGAAAGTGATCTTATGGATGAAGAAGATCCAGAGCTGATCGAAAATGGAACTCCTTACAATGACTTCGTTTACGAGCCCTCCCAAAACACGAGAGACGACTCAGGGGATGGAAGGATGCCACTTCACCTCTTTGTTTACGGG ATCCTCGAGGCGAGTGTGATACAAGGGATTAAGCAGTTAAAGATTGAAGATAATACCAGTATTAGCTTAACCAACAATATCAGCGAAGCAGACGCAGTTCTTGCCTTGCAATCGAAGCTGAAAAAGAATCCCCGAATTCAAGCTGCTTTTAAATCTCATAATATACCAATCTACATGACAAAG ACTAGCTCATTGGTGCAAATAAGGAAGGTGATTCGGGCATTACTCGGTGATCATGAAGAGGGTTTAAAGGATTTTGGATCAGTTGAAAAGGTGAAACCATCTGAGAAAACTGATGCATTAGAG GAGGCAAGATTAGCCATTGAGCAAGTTGTGATTCCAAAAGGCGAACCGGTTGAACTACTACCAAGGTCACCGCGCATCATGTCTCTTCAGCTTGACCTTATTCGGAAATACCAACTGGAAGCAGAACAAATAGGCTCGGGCACAGATACGCAGCTTCGCATCCTTCCTTTCGGTGCTCAGACAACTGAATTCGAGGAGGAAAACGGCGAACAAAATCCCATTttcgatgatgatgatgatgtagGTGAGTTCgtcgatgatgatgatggtggtAACTCTAATGGATCTCCCTACTTGGTGGACAGACTACCATTACTACCAGAGTAA